The following are encoded together in the Oncorhynchus kisutch isolate 150728-3 linkage group LG8, Okis_V2, whole genome shotgun sequence genome:
- the LOC109894859 gene encoding 5-hydroxytryptamine receptor 2A-like: MVVSYFLTISALQTEATLCMDQLVPRPKWSATLTLSFFPQASLSSEKLFFRRSLSHNTGGVGRGVGVRYGCRTMQSISNKQKASQGPGHGLLPVCGHVVSISNVLKVMCDPHGL; encoded by the coding sequence ATGGTGGTCAGCTACTTCCTCACAATCAGCGCCCTGCAGACGGAAGCTACCCTCTGCATGGACCAGCTGGTGCCCCGGCCCAAGTGGAGcgccaccctaaccctcagcttcTTTCCCCAGGCCTCGCTCTCCTCAGAGAAGCTTTTCTTCAGGCGTTCACTAAGCCACAACACAGGAGGGGTAGGAAGAGGGGTTGGTGTGCGGTATGGGTGTCGCACCATGCAGTCAATCAGCAACAAGCAGAAGGCCTCCCAAGGTCCTGGGCATGGCCTTCTTCCTGTTTGTGGTCATGTGGTGTCCATCAGCAACGTACTGAAGGTGATGTGCGACCCCCATGGACTGTGA